From Hymenobacter sedentarius, a single genomic window includes:
- a CDS encoding GIY-YIG nuclease family protein, translating into MLRTYYVYLLTNANHTVLYTGVTNDLARRVAEHKAGVHEGFTKQYNVRMLVHFETYPDINAAIAREKQLKAGSRARKLALINATNPTWKELAG; encoded by the coding sequence ATGCTGCGCACTTATTACGTCTACCTGCTCACCAATGCCAACCACACCGTTCTTTACACAGGCGTTACCAACGATTTAGCGCGGCGTGTAGCCGAGCATAAAGCTGGCGTACACGAGGGCTTTACCAAACAATACAACGTGCGCATGCTCGTGCATTTTGAAACGTACCCGGATATCAACGCGGCCATTGCCAGAGAAAAACAACTCAAAGCTGGCTCAAGAGCTAGGAAACTAGCGCTGATTAACGCGACCAACCCTACTTGGAAAGAACTGGCGGGATAA
- a CDS encoding CTP synthase produces MPDRSPTPAPGPAKYIFVTGGVTSSLGKGIISASLAKLLQARGFRVTIQKFDPYINIDPGTLNPYEHGECYVTDDGAETDLDLGHYERFLNAPTSQANNVTTGRIYDTVIRREREGAFLGKTVQVVPHITDEIKRRMLLLGQNGQFDVVITEIGGCIGDIESLPFVEAVRQLRWELADSDSLVIHLTLLPYLKAAGELKTKPTQHSVRDLREAGLQPDILVCRSEHPIPAEMRRKIALFCNVKINSVIESLDADSIYSVPLLMRKEGLDERVIKRLKLTGGATVPDLEAWKDFLGKLKNPTEEVTIALVGKYVELPDAYKSINESFVHAGAQNECKVTVRSIQSEHITPENVASLLHGCDGVLVAPGFGERGFEGKIAAVRYVRENNIPFFGICLGMQVAVVEYARHVLGLQDANSTEMDALTPNPVIAMMEEQKNITQKGGTMRLGAYACDLRRGSRAAKAYGRNHISERHRHRYEFNNQFLAQFEEAGMQMTGTNPETGLVEVIELPNHPWFVAGQFHPELKSTVEQPHPLFTRFVRAAIQHRKG; encoded by the coding sequence ATGCCAGACCGTTCCCCCACCCCCGCGCCCGGCCCCGCCAAGTACATTTTTGTAACCGGCGGCGTCACCTCTTCCCTTGGCAAGGGCATCATTTCGGCCTCCCTCGCCAAGCTTCTGCAGGCCCGCGGCTTCCGCGTCACCATCCAGAAGTTCGACCCCTACATCAACATCGACCCCGGCACGCTCAATCCCTACGAGCACGGCGAATGCTATGTGACGGACGACGGCGCCGAAACCGACCTCGACCTGGGCCACTACGAGCGGTTCCTGAACGCGCCCACCTCGCAGGCCAACAACGTGACCACCGGCCGCATCTACGACACCGTGATTAGGCGCGAGCGCGAAGGCGCTTTCCTGGGCAAAACCGTGCAGGTGGTGCCCCACATCACCGACGAAATCAAGCGGCGCATGCTGCTGCTGGGCCAAAACGGGCAGTTCGACGTGGTCATCACCGAAATCGGCGGCTGCATCGGCGACATCGAGAGCCTGCCTTTTGTCGAGGCCGTGCGCCAGCTCCGCTGGGAGCTGGCCGACAGCGACTCGCTGGTGATTCACCTCACGCTGCTGCCGTATTTGAAGGCGGCCGGTGAGCTGAAGACCAAGCCAACGCAGCACTCCGTGCGCGACCTGCGCGAGGCCGGCCTGCAGCCCGACATCCTGGTGTGCCGCTCCGAGCACCCAATTCCGGCCGAAATGCGCCGCAAAATCGCGCTGTTCTGCAACGTCAAAATTAACTCCGTCATCGAGTCGCTCGACGCCGACAGCATTTATTCCGTGCCGCTGCTCATGCGCAAGGAAGGCCTCGACGAGCGGGTGATTAAGCGCTTGAAGCTGACCGGTGGCGCCACCGTGCCCGATTTGGAAGCCTGGAAAGACTTCCTGGGCAAGCTAAAGAATCCCACCGAGGAAGTGACCATCGCGCTGGTGGGCAAGTACGTAGAGCTGCCCGACGCCTACAAATCCATCAACGAATCGTTTGTGCACGCCGGCGCGCAAAACGAGTGCAAAGTCACGGTGCGCAGCATCCAGTCGGAACACATCACCCCCGAAAACGTGGCCAGCCTGCTGCACGGCTGCGACGGCGTGCTGGTAGCACCCGGCTTTGGCGAGCGTGGCTTCGAGGGCAAGATTGCCGCCGTGCGCTACGTCCGCGAAAACAACATTCCCTTCTTCGGCATTTGCCTGGGCATGCAAGTGGCTGTGGTAGAATACGCCCGCCATGTGCTGGGCTTGCAGGATGCCAACTCCACCGAGATGGACGCCCTGACGCCTAACCCCGTCATTGCCATGATGGAAGAGCAGAAAAACATCACCCAGAAAGGCGGCACCATGCGCCTGGGCGCCTACGCCTGCGACCTGCGCCGCGGCTCCCGCGCCGCCAAGGCTTACGGCCGCAACCACATCAGCGAGCGCCACCGCCACCGCTACGAGTTCAACAACCAGTTTTTAGCTCAATTCGAAGAAGCCGGCATGCAGATGACTGGCACCAACCCCGAAACCGGCTTGGTCGAAGTAATTGAGCTACCGAACCACCCCTGGTTTGTGGCCGGCCAGTTTCACCCCGAGCTGAAAAGCACCGTGGAGCAGCCGCACCCGCTGTTCACGCGCTTTGTGCGGGCGGCTATCCAGCACCGCAAGGGGTAG
- a CDS encoding D-alanyl-D-alanine carboxypeptidase → MLKLLAVLFRRLSFLLFLLLGATQLPACAQSSETPVAVVLPATNLPWLQLLVDSSAVLRQHQVGISVADAGTGETLFGYNAARYFTPASMMKLFSFYTGLHLLPDSLPSLRYFSRGDTLFFQGTGDPTFLHGDVPSRRAYTFLQSRPEKLLAYCDIACVPAYGPSWSWDDFTYYFQPERGAFPIYGNTVRFYAAAPPLRPRTGGTASLAHAVALPQRVRVLPRSFAPLTEPAPAHFLSPDIDPDTHVRRSPLENRFYTLPSPKKWIDEVPFRTSRTLLLRLLGDTLRRPIVGVAWHPRPTDKVQTLRGLPVDSLYRRMLRVSDNFLAEQLLLMCSTTLGHDSLSTGRVIHYALKKELNTLPDPPTWVDGSGLSRLNLVTPRSFTAVLLKLHQEVAEPRLLSLLAAGGHQGTLRKRYHDANGTWFWGKTGTLTNCVNICGYVRTKSGRLLAVSFFNNGFPGDDAPVRNEMERLLREMRDRL, encoded by the coding sequence TTGCTAAAGTTGCTCGCTGTGCTGTTCCGTCGTCTTTCTTTTCTTTTGTTTCTGCTGCTGGGCGCTACCCAGCTGCCGGCCTGTGCCCAATCTTCGGAAACGCCCGTGGCCGTGGTGCTGCCGGCCACCAACCTGCCCTGGCTGCAGCTGCTGGTCGACAGCTCGGCGGTGCTGCGCCAGCACCAGGTAGGCATCAGCGTGGCCGACGCGGGCACCGGCGAAACCCTGTTTGGCTACAACGCCGCCAGGTATTTCACGCCGGCGAGCATGATGAAGCTGTTCAGCTTTTATACCGGGCTGCACCTGCTGCCCGACTCGCTGCCCAGCCTGCGCTACTTCTCGCGCGGCGATACGCTGTTTTTCCAGGGCACCGGCGACCCCACCTTCCTGCACGGCGACGTGCCTAGCCGCCGGGCCTACACTTTCCTGCAGAGCCGGCCCGAAAAGCTGCTGGCTTATTGCGACATTGCCTGCGTGCCGGCCTACGGCCCGAGCTGGAGCTGGGACGACTTCACGTACTATTTCCAGCCCGAGCGCGGCGCGTTTCCCATTTATGGCAACACGGTGCGCTTCTATGCCGCGGCGCCGCCGCTCCGCCCCCGCACTGGTGGCACGGCCTCGCTGGCGCACGCCGTGGCCCTGCCGCAGCGGGTGCGCGTGCTGCCCCGGTCGTTTGCGCCGCTCACCGAGCCCGCGCCGGCCCACTTCCTGTCGCCCGACATCGACCCCGATACCCACGTGCGGCGTTCGCCTCTCGAAAACCGCTTCTATACCCTGCCTTCGCCCAAGAAATGGATAGACGAGGTGCCTTTCCGCACCAGCCGCACGCTCTTGCTGCGCCTGCTGGGCGATACCCTGCGCCGGCCCATTGTGGGCGTGGCGTGGCACCCCCGGCCCACCGATAAAGTGCAGACGCTGCGCGGGTTGCCCGTTGATTCGCTGTACCGCCGGATGCTGCGGGTGAGCGACAACTTCCTGGCCGAGCAGCTGCTGCTTATGTGCAGCACCACGCTCGGGCACGACTCGCTGAGCACCGGCCGCGTGATTCACTACGCCCTCAAAAAGGAGCTCAATACCCTGCCCGACCCGCCCACCTGGGTAGACGGCTCGGGGCTGTCGCGGCTCAACCTCGTCACGCCCCGCAGCTTCACCGCCGTGCTGCTCAAGCTGCACCAGGAAGTGGCCGAGCCGCGCCTGCTGAGCTTGCTAGCGGCCGGCGGGCACCAGGGCACGCTGCGCAAGCGCTACCACGATGCCAATGGCACCTGGTTTTGGGGCAAAACCGGCACCCTGACCAACTGCGTGAACATCTGCGGCTACGTGCGCACCAAAAGCGGCCGCCTGCTGGCCGTGAGCTTCTTCAACAACGGATTTCCCGGCGACGACGCCCCCGTGCGAAACGAAATGGAGCGCCTGCTGCGCGAAATGCGCGACCGGCTGTAG
- a CDS encoding GNAT family N-acetyltransferase: MAHVLDNPVWNALITGNKGLSEGVEGVQYFASDVSPFVGFETLSLQALGLLHDLVPAKRMLGVVSPTALVFPGQWQVVQQMHALQMVQETATGDAVGEQQLVPLGPEHVPAMLALTKSTNPGPFASNTIAFGHYAGIFDGNELVSMAGQRLHPEPYAEISAVCTHPDYLARGYARQLLQYQAQRIRAAAGIPFLHVKADNTGAIKLYQSLGFRTRKEMSIYIIRKAPAATQPEGQ; the protein is encoded by the coding sequence ATGGCCCATGTACTTGATAACCCCGTCTGGAATGCATTGATTACGGGCAATAAAGGCCTGTCCGAAGGCGTAGAGGGAGTGCAGTATTTTGCCAGCGACGTTTCGCCCTTTGTTGGGTTTGAGACCCTTTCGCTGCAGGCCCTGGGGCTGTTGCACGACCTTGTCCCCGCGAAGCGCATGTTAGGGGTGGTGAGCCCGACGGCGCTGGTTTTTCCGGGCCAGTGGCAGGTGGTGCAGCAGATGCACGCGTTGCAAATGGTGCAGGAAACTGCGACTGGGGATGCCGTGGGGGAGCAACAGCTAGTCCCGCTGGGGCCGGAGCATGTACCTGCCATGCTGGCGCTCACCAAGAGTACCAACCCCGGCCCGTTTGCCAGCAACACCATTGCGTTTGGGCACTACGCGGGTATTTTCGACGGGAATGAGCTGGTGTCCATGGCCGGGCAGCGGCTGCACCCGGAGCCATACGCCGAAATCAGTGCCGTGTGCACGCATCCCGACTATCTGGCCCGGGGCTATGCCCGGCAGCTTCTCCAATACCAGGCCCAGCGCATCAGAGCGGCAGCAGGTATTCCCTTTCTGCACGTGAAAGCCGACAACACAGGCGCGATAAAGCTCTACCAATCCCTGGGCTTTAGAACCCGCAAGGAGATGAGCATTTACATCATTCGGAAAGCCCCAGCCGCCACCCAGCCCGAGGGTCAGTAA
- the serA gene encoding phosphoglycerate dehydrogenase, whose product MPQQPAPLPYLVFDFDSTFTQVEGLDELADIALQGHPDQAAVVAQIRALTDQGMAGEIGFQESLARRLALLGAHRHHLASLVARLHTKVSESIQRNSAFFRQFADRIYVVSSGFREFIEPVVAEFGIAPDHVLANTFTFDEAGNITGCDPANVLSRDGGKIRQLVLLDLDGPVYVLGDGYTDYQIREAGLAHRFYAYTENVARPTVVARADEVLPTFDEFLYQLKLPMTLSYPKNRIKVLLLENPDARAKELFTAEGYQVESVPGGLDEDELIERIEGVSILGIRSKTQVTERVLEAANRLIAIGAFCIGTNQIELAEAMKRGVAVFNAPFSNTRSVVELALGEIIVLARRIPEKNPKMHAGEWDKSAKGSFEIRGKTLGIVGYGNIGSQLSVVAEAVGMKVVYFDIAEKLQLGNAGKCRTLEELLVQADVVTLHIDGRAANENFIGAAEFALMKPGALFLNNARGHVVDVPALAAALRSGHLGGAAVDVFPYEPKTNQETFESELRGLPNVLLTPHIGGSTAEAQRNIAEFVPERIMAYINTGNTQQSVNFPNIQLPVQQAHRLIHIHANVPGVLAKINNVLAAHHVNILGQYLKTNELIGYVITDINREYDQEVIKALREVEHTIKFRVLY is encoded by the coding sequence ATGCCGCAGCAACCAGCCCCACTTCCCTACCTCGTCTTCGATTTCGATTCCACTTTCACCCAGGTCGAAGGCCTGGATGAACTGGCCGACATCGCCCTGCAGGGCCACCCCGACCAGGCCGCGGTAGTAGCCCAGATTCGGGCCCTGACCGACCAGGGCATGGCCGGCGAAATCGGCTTTCAGGAGTCGTTGGCGCGGCGGCTGGCGCTGCTGGGTGCCCACCGGCACCACCTGGCATCGCTAGTGGCCCGCTTGCACACCAAGGTGAGCGAGAGCATTCAGCGCAACAGTGCCTTTTTCCGGCAGTTTGCCGACCGCATCTACGTGGTGAGCAGCGGCTTCCGCGAGTTTATTGAGCCGGTGGTGGCCGAGTTCGGCATCGCGCCCGACCACGTACTGGCCAACACCTTCACCTTCGACGAGGCCGGCAACATCACTGGCTGCGACCCGGCCAATGTGCTGAGCCGCGACGGCGGCAAAATCCGCCAGCTCGTGCTGCTCGACCTCGACGGGCCCGTGTACGTGCTCGGCGACGGCTACACCGACTACCAAATCCGCGAAGCCGGCCTGGCCCACCGCTTCTATGCTTACACCGAAAACGTGGCCCGCCCCACCGTGGTGGCCCGCGCCGACGAGGTGCTGCCCACCTTCGACGAATTTCTATACCAGCTCAAGCTCCCGATGACCCTTTCGTACCCCAAAAACCGCATCAAGGTCCTGCTCCTCGAAAACCCCGACGCCCGCGCCAAAGAGCTGTTCACCGCCGAAGGCTACCAGGTGGAAAGCGTGCCCGGCGGCCTCGACGAGGACGAGCTCATTGAGCGCATCGAGGGCGTAAGCATCCTCGGCATCCGGAGCAAAACCCAGGTGACGGAGCGCGTGCTGGAAGCGGCCAACCGGCTGATTGCCATCGGCGCCTTCTGCATCGGCACCAACCAAATTGAGCTGGCCGAGGCCATGAAGCGTGGCGTGGCCGTGTTCAACGCGCCTTTTTCCAATACCCGTTCAGTCGTTGAGCTGGCCCTGGGCGAAATCATCGTGCTGGCCCGCCGCATCCCGGAAAAGAACCCCAAGATGCACGCCGGCGAGTGGGACAAGTCGGCTAAGGGCTCGTTTGAGATTCGGGGCAAGACGCTGGGCATCGTGGGCTACGGCAACATCGGCTCGCAGCTATCGGTGGTGGCCGAGGCCGTGGGCATGAAGGTGGTGTACTTCGACATCGCCGAAAAGCTGCAGCTCGGCAACGCCGGGAAGTGCCGCACCCTGGAGGAATTGCTCGTGCAGGCCGACGTGGTGACCCTGCACATCGACGGCCGCGCCGCCAATGAGAACTTCATCGGCGCCGCCGAATTTGCGCTGATGAAGCCCGGCGCGCTGTTTCTCAACAACGCCCGCGGCCATGTGGTGGACGTGCCGGCCCTGGCGGCCGCCCTGCGCTCGGGCCACCTCGGCGGCGCGGCCGTGGATGTGTTTCCCTACGAGCCCAAAACCAACCAAGAAACCTTCGAAAGCGAGCTGCGCGGCCTGCCCAACGTGCTGCTCACCCCGCACATCGGCGGCAGCACGGCCGAGGCCCAGCGCAACATCGCCGAGTTTGTGCCCGAGCGCATCATGGCCTACATCAACACCGGCAACACCCAGCAGTCGGTGAATTTCCCCAACATTCAGCTGCCCGTGCAGCAGGCCCACCGCCTCATCCACATCCACGCCAACGTGCCCGGCGTGCTCGCCAAAATCAACAACGTGCTGGCCGCCCACCACGTCAACATCCTGGGCCAGTACCTAAAAACCAACGAGCTAATCGGCTACGTCATCACCGACATCAACCGCGAGTACGACCAGGAAGTCATCAAGGCGCTGCGGGAAGTGGAGCACACCATCAAGTTCCGGGTGCTGTACTAA
- a CDS encoding alpha/beta hydrolase, whose translation MAREQEQEVELTLESVTSHRSIDGVEELSLNTTDGPIAARLHAAPNGAPAVVWVGGAGGGLDGPAWGMYPRLAARLAAQEIASLRLHYRRPNQLEDCVMDTLIGVEYLALKCGYQSIALVGHSFGGAVVIAAGALSQTVTAVVAMSSQTYGTDLVPRLSPRPLLLVHGSADEILPDVCSRNIYERAKEPKELHLYPGCRHGLDECREQVDDVVVGWLVRQLAPNKAAR comes from the coding sequence ATGGCACGTGAGCAAGAACAAGAAGTTGAGCTAACCCTCGAATCCGTCACCTCGCACCGCTCCATTGATGGGGTGGAGGAATTGAGTTTGAATACGACCGATGGCCCCATCGCGGCGCGCCTGCACGCGGCCCCCAACGGGGCGCCCGCCGTGGTGTGGGTGGGCGGGGCGGGCGGCGGGCTAGACGGGCCGGCCTGGGGCATGTACCCGCGCCTGGCGGCCCGGCTGGCGGCCCAGGAAATTGCCTCGCTGCGGCTGCACTACCGCCGGCCCAACCAGCTGGAAGACTGCGTCATGGACACCCTGATTGGAGTGGAATACCTGGCGCTGAAATGCGGCTATCAGTCCATTGCGCTGGTGGGGCACTCCTTTGGCGGGGCCGTGGTCATCGCGGCCGGGGCCCTCAGCCAGACCGTGACGGCGGTGGTGGCCATGAGCAGCCAGACCTACGGCACTGACCTGGTGCCGCGCCTCAGCCCGCGCCCCTTGCTGCTGGTACACGGCTCGGCCGATGAAATCCTGCCCGACGTGTGTTCGCGCAACATTTACGAGCGGGCCAAAGAGCCCAAGGAGCTGCACCTGTACCCCGGCTGCCGCCACGGCCTCGACGAGTGCCGCGAACAGGTGGACGACGTGGTGGTGGGCTGGCTGGTGCGGCAGTTGGCTCCGAATAAAGCAGCCCGGTAG
- a CDS encoding M1 family metallopeptidase, translated as MRHSIFSTLVLGAALLTTGVAAGQQAATGPAYDARTLFSPMFIEQLATPTRTAGGQPGAAYWQNGADYKINARLDDKTARVTASVDITYTNNSPDRLAFVWLQLDQNLYRADSRGAAATPVAGGRFGNSARDFRGGDSLQTVTIDFHGKKRKANYRVQDTRMQIILPEEMKSKGDKLGIHIDYGFNVPEYGSDRLGRLKTKNGEIFEVAQWYPRMAVYDDVEGWNTLPYMSAEFYLEYGNFDYTINVPANFLVGGSGELVNPGEVLTGAQQKRLAQAAGSDKTVIVRSADEVTQASSRPAGKNGRLTWHFRCQRARDVAWAASAAFVWDAAKMNLPSGRKSLAMSLYPTESAQDTAWNRSTEYVKKSIEYNSKQWYEFSYPVATNVAGVVGGMEYPGIVFCGAKARKGSLWGVTDHEFGHNWFPMIVGSNERKYPWMDEGFNTFINILSTQNFNNGEYKSLNDTTRLVAGLVRGISLATTDAPLTVPDVTQAYNLGFAAYSKMGYGLFLLREEVLGPERFDYAFRSYIKRWAFKHPQPKDFFRTMNETSGEDLTWFWREWVYNNWQLDQAVTTVTYVNQDPAQGALITIENKGQAAMPVTAEVTETNGKKSRVHLPVEIWQRGGTWTFRYNSTTPLTLVRLNATKLLPDANPYNNVWRPMELK; from the coding sequence ATGCGACATTCGATTTTTTCAACCCTGGTGCTGGGCGCGGCGCTGCTCACGACGGGCGTGGCCGCGGGGCAGCAGGCGGCCACTGGCCCGGCCTACGATGCCCGGACGCTGTTTAGCCCCATGTTTATTGAGCAGCTGGCCACGCCCACGCGCACGGCCGGCGGCCAGCCCGGCGCAGCCTACTGGCAGAATGGTGCCGACTATAAAATCAACGCCCGCCTCGACGACAAAACCGCCCGCGTGACGGCGTCCGTCGACATCACCTACACCAACAACAGCCCCGACCGCCTGGCGTTCGTGTGGCTGCAGCTCGACCAAAACCTTTACCGCGCCGACTCGCGCGGCGCGGCCGCCACGCCGGTGGCGGGTGGGCGCTTCGGCAACTCGGCCCGGGACTTCCGGGGCGGCGACAGCCTGCAAACCGTGACCATTGACTTCCACGGCAAGAAGCGCAAGGCCAATTACCGCGTGCAGGACACCCGCATGCAAATCATTTTGCCCGAGGAAATGAAGTCCAAAGGCGACAAGCTCGGCATCCACATCGACTACGGGTTCAACGTGCCCGAATACGGCTCCGACCGCTTGGGCCGCCTCAAAACCAAGAACGGCGAAATCTTCGAGGTGGCGCAGTGGTACCCGCGCATGGCCGTGTACGACGACGTGGAAGGCTGGAACACGCTGCCCTACATGTCGGCCGAGTTTTACCTCGAGTACGGCAACTTCGACTACACCATCAACGTGCCCGCCAACTTCCTGGTGGGCGGCTCGGGCGAGCTGGTGAACCCCGGTGAGGTACTCACCGGCGCCCAGCAGAAACGCCTGGCCCAGGCCGCCGGCTCCGACAAAACGGTCATCGTCCGCTCGGCGGATGAGGTGACGCAGGCCAGCTCGCGCCCCGCCGGCAAAAACGGCCGCCTCACCTGGCACTTCCGCTGCCAGCGGGCCCGCGACGTGGCCTGGGCGGCGTCGGCCGCCTTTGTGTGGGACGCCGCCAAGATGAACCTGCCCAGCGGCCGCAAGTCGCTGGCCATGTCGCTCTACCCCACGGAGTCGGCCCAGGACACGGCCTGGAACCGCTCGACCGAGTACGTGAAGAAGAGCATCGAATACAACTCCAAGCAGTGGTACGAGTTCAGCTACCCGGTGGCCACCAACGTGGCCGGCGTGGTGGGCGGCATGGAGTACCCGGGCATCGTGTTTTGCGGCGCCAAGGCCCGCAAAGGCAGCCTCTGGGGCGTAACGGACCACGAATTTGGCCACAACTGGTTCCCGATGATAGTGGGCTCGAACGAGCGCAAGTACCCGTGGATGGACGAGGGCTTCAACACCTTCATCAATATCCTGTCGACCCAGAATTTCAACAACGGCGAGTACAAGTCGCTCAACGACACAACTCGTCTGGTGGCCGGCCTGGTGCGGGGCATTTCACTTGCCACCACCGACGCGCCTTTGACCGTGCCCGACGTCACGCAGGCGTATAACCTGGGCTTTGCGGCCTACAGCAAAATGGGCTACGGCCTGTTTCTGCTGCGCGAAGAAGTGCTGGGCCCCGAGCGGTTCGACTACGCTTTCCGCAGCTACATCAAGCGCTGGGCCTTTAAGCACCCCCAGCCCAAGGACTTTTTCCGGACCATGAACGAAACCAGCGGCGAAGACCTGACCTGGTTCTGGCGCGAGTGGGTGTACAACAACTGGCAGCTCGACCAGGCCGTGACCACCGTGACGTACGTCAACCAGGACCCCGCCCAGGGCGCCCTCATCACCATCGAAAACAAGGGCCAGGCCGCCATGCCCGTCACGGCCGAAGTGACGGAAACCAACGGCAAAAAGTCCCGCGTGCACCTGCCCGTTGAAATCTGGCAGCGCGGCGGCACCTGGACGTTCCGCTACAACTCCACCACGCCGCTCACGCTCGTGCGCCTCAACGCCACCAAGCTGCTGCCCGACGCCAACCCGTACAACAACGTGTGGCGGCCTATGGAGCTGAAGTAA
- a CDS encoding DUF983 domain-containing protein: MPTRIDSNAAALLALRCPRCHQGKLFSYSALNLTKFAEMPAQCPVCGQSFEPEPGFYFGSMYITFAFNVATIFLVGVPLYYFFGNPDTWVYIVTVTIVTLVFTPVILRYSRAMMLYWFGGAHYDPKWQQGRVIPS; encoded by the coding sequence ATGCCTACTCGCATCGATTCCAATGCCGCGGCCTTGCTGGCGTTGCGCTGCCCCCGCTGCCACCAAGGAAAACTCTTTTCCTATTCCGCCCTCAACCTCACCAAATTTGCCGAGATGCCCGCTCAATGCCCCGTGTGCGGGCAGTCGTTTGAGCCGGAGCCGGGGTTTTACTTTGGCTCGATGTACATCACGTTCGCCTTCAACGTGGCCACTATTTTCCTCGTTGGCGTGCCCTTATACTACTTTTTCGGCAATCCCGATACGTGGGTGTACATCGTGACCGTCACAATCGTGACGCTGGTGTTCACGCCGGTTATCCTGCGCTACTCGCGGGCCATGATGCTCTACTGGTTTGGCGGCGCGCATTATGACCCCAAGTGGCAGCAAGGCCGTGTGATTCCATCGTGA
- a CDS encoding helix-turn-helix domain-containing protein, producing the protein MKAVGPPVLALASFPPPLARTPYYCERLETHVVKFPHVNVPHAHDFYLLLYITDGTGTHTVDLVTYELRPGSLFLLAPGQVHHWQLAADVRGFVVFFDTDFYLFRYPGNGLYRYPFFDSAHPPLLHLPPQQTEIRPLFEHLFAEYQEPHLNQAEVFRTYLHLCLELAARHYPAQPTAEVSAAPQQVRAFGALLNQHFRTKHSVSEYADLLHVTANHLNALCRRVLNKTASALIHERVVVEAQRLLSHSALSVAQVAYELGFEDASYFVRYFRKYTGTTPEAFRHR; encoded by the coding sequence ATGAAAGCTGTTGGCCCTCCGGTGCTGGCCCTGGCCTCATTTCCGCCGCCTTTGGCCCGCACGCCCTACTACTGCGAACGGCTGGAAACCCACGTGGTGAAGTTTCCGCACGTGAACGTGCCGCACGCCCACGATTTTTACCTGCTGCTCTATATTACGGACGGCACGGGCACCCACACCGTCGATTTGGTGACGTACGAGCTGCGGCCGGGCAGCCTTTTTTTGTTGGCGCCGGGGCAGGTGCACCACTGGCAGCTGGCCGCCGACGTACGCGGCTTTGTGGTGTTTTTCGACACCGATTTCTACCTGTTTCGCTATCCCGGCAACGGCCTCTACCGCTACCCGTTTTTTGATAGCGCCCACCCGCCATTGCTTCACCTGCCGCCCCAGCAAACCGAAATACGGCCCTTGTTTGAGCACCTATTCGCTGAATATCAGGAGCCACACCTAAACCAGGCAGAGGTGTTTCGCACCTACCTGCACCTGTGCCTGGAGCTGGCGGCCCGGCATTATCCAGCTCAACCTACCGCCGAAGTCAGCGCGGCCCCACAGCAAGTCCGCGCATTTGGGGCCCTGCTCAACCAGCACTTCCGCACCAAGCACAGCGTGAGCGAATACGCCGACCTGCTGCATGTCACGGCCAACCACCTCAATGCGCTGTGCCGCCGGGTGCTCAACAAGACGGCCAGCGCCCTCATCCACGAGCGGGTGGTGGTGGAAGCCCAGCGCCTGCTCAGCCACTCGGCCCTGAGCGTGGCCCAGGTAGCCTACGAGCTGGGGTTTGAGGACGCCTCGTATTTCGTGCGCTACTTCCGCAAGTACACCGGCACCACGCCCGAGGCGTTTCGGCACCGTTGA